A single Chryseobacterium sp. DNA region contains:
- a CDS encoding superoxide dismutase: MKPFTLPQLSYAYNALEPFIDQETMTIHHQRHHQAYVDNLNTALEQTHETHPDLDSLLQRISEYSPAIRNNGGGHYNHSLFWEIISPNPKLKPEGKLNDAITAAFGSLENLKADMKKTGLAQFGSGWVWLFVKFNGSLAVCSTPNQDNPMMDILSMNRGFPILGIDVWEHAYYLAYQNKRADYFDSFWSVLDWSSVEKKYEETLSKIK, translated from the coding sequence ATGAAGCCATTTACATTACCTCAGCTTTCTTATGCCTATAACGCTTTGGAACCTTTTATTGACCAAGAAACAATGACCATTCACCACCAACGCCACCATCAGGCATATGTTGACAATCTGAATACCGCATTGGAGCAGACTCATGAAACCCATCCTGATCTGGATTCATTGCTGCAAAGGATCAGTGAATACAGTCCAGCGATAAGAAATAATGGTGGTGGACATTACAACCATTCCTTATTTTGGGAAATCATTTCTCCCAACCCAAAGCTGAAGCCTGAAGGAAAGCTGAATGATGCTATTACCGCAGCCTTTGGAAGCCTTGAAAACCTGAAAGCAGACATGAAAAAAACAGGCCTAGCACAGTTTGGTTCCGGATGGGTTTGGCTGTTTGTAAAATTCAACGGATCTCTCGCGGTATGCTCTACCCCTAATCAGGATAACCCGATGATGGATATTCTTTCGATGAACAGAGGGTTTCCCATTCTTGGAATCGATGTTTGGGAACATGCCTATTATCTGGCGTATCAGAATAAAAGGGCTGATTACTTCGATTCATTCTGGTCTGTTTTGGATTGGTCTTCAGTGGAGAAAAAATATGAGGAAACTCTTTCAAAAATAAAATAA
- a CDS encoding NAD(P)/FAD-dependent oxidoreductase, with protein MIETDILIIGAGPAGLFTVFEAGLLKMRCHIIDALPQMGGQLSELYPKKPIFDIPGFPSVLAGELIENLYEQIKQFEPGFTFNETAVHLLRPEENLFEVITNKGTKHRAKAVVIAGGLGSFEPKKPPIENIRAYEGYGVNYFIKRPEDYAGKHVVIAGGGDSALDWTIHLAETASSLTLIHRRNEFRGALDSVEKVKKLKHDGKINLITPAEVTGLQGTNTLQEIIIEKEGCLQTIETDYFIPLFGLVPKLGPLTEWGLELEKNAIKVDNSTDFQTNIPGVYAVGDINTYPYKMKLILCGFHEAAIACQSIYQRLNPNKKFVLKYTTVSGIEGFDGTKKQAEKQVVATLN; from the coding sequence ATGATAGAAACAGATATACTGATCATTGGTGCCGGCCCTGCAGGATTATTTACAGTATTTGAAGCCGGTCTTCTCAAAATGCGCTGCCATATTATAGATGCACTGCCCCAAATGGGAGGCCAGTTATCAGAATTATATCCCAAGAAACCCATCTTTGATATTCCCGGATTTCCAAGTGTACTTGCAGGGGAACTTATTGAAAATCTTTATGAGCAGATCAAACAGTTTGAACCCGGATTTACATTCAATGAAACGGCTGTACATCTCCTCAGACCGGAGGAAAACCTTTTTGAGGTCATCACCAATAAAGGGACAAAACATAGAGCCAAAGCGGTTGTCATTGCAGGCGGTCTGGGAAGTTTTGAACCTAAGAAGCCACCTATTGAAAATATCCGTGCTTATGAAGGCTACGGAGTAAACTATTTCATCAAACGGCCCGAAGATTATGCCGGAAAACATGTCGTGATTGCCGGAGGCGGCGATTCTGCGCTGGACTGGACGATCCATCTTGCAGAAACAGCCTCTTCCCTTACTTTAATTCACAGGCGGAATGAATTCAGGGGAGCATTGGATTCTGTTGAGAAAGTGAAAAAATTAAAGCATGACGGGAAGATTAACCTTATCACACCGGCGGAAGTAACCGGGCTTCAGGGAACTAATACATTACAAGAAATTATTATCGAAAAAGAAGGCTGTCTGCAGACTATAGAAACAGATTATTTCATTCCTTTATTTGGATTGGTACCTAAACTCGGACCTCTAACCGAATGGGGTCTGGAACTGGAAAAGAATGCCATAAAAGTAGATAACAGCACAGATTTTCAAACCAATATTCCAGGGGTTTATGCTGTAGGAGATATCAATACTTATCCTTATAAAATGAAATTGATCTTATGCGGATTCCATGAAGCAGCTATTGCCTGCCAAAGTATATACCAGCGTCTTAATCCCAATAAAAAATTTGTATTGAAATACACCACCGTCAGCGGTATAGAAGGCTTTGACGGAACTAAGAAACAGGCAGAAAAACAGGTAGTCGCTACCCTTAACTGA
- a CDS encoding sigma-70 family RNA polymerase sigma factor, with amino-acid sequence MNLTDSTLLKKIKSGDRPAFMLLYDRYWDSLYRFVFMRTRDKEASEELLQNLWMKIIENPDTIQTDESESAKGYLLRYLHYRILDYYNRYKTAPPTLSIDEIDFPPEIEMADNEYFEILEENEISVLLAMIDEVVSQFPSTEQQVYDMRIRKNMSVNETAEALGISNKTVSNKLSKALGEIREQLNPEYQSSKKLVSILMLMEMLTRY; translated from the coding sequence ATGAACCTAACAGACTCTACTTTATTAAAGAAAATAAAATCAGGCGACCGCCCTGCATTTATGCTGCTGTATGACCGGTATTGGGACAGTCTGTACCGCTTTGTCTTCATGAGGACCAGAGATAAGGAAGCTTCTGAAGAGCTGCTTCAGAACTTATGGATGAAAATCATTGAAAATCCAGATACCATACAGACAGATGAGTCAGAAAGTGCAAAAGGCTATCTGCTCCGTTATCTTCACTACCGGATCCTGGATTATTATAACCGCTATAAAACAGCACCTCCCACTCTGAGCATTGATGAAATTGATTTTCCTCCGGAAATAGAGATGGCAGACAATGAATATTTTGAAATTCTTGAAGAAAATGAAATCTCCGTTTTACTGGCTATGATTGATGAAGTGGTTTCACAGTTTCCTTCCACAGAACAGCAGGTATATGACATGAGGATACGGAAGAATATGTCTGTGAATGAAACGGCAGAGGCATTAGGTATCAGCAATAAAACCGTCAGCAATAAACTCAGCAAAGCTTTGGGAGAAATCCGTGAACAGCTGAACCCTGAATACCAGTCTTCTAAAAAACTGGTTTCGATCCTTATGCTGATGGAAATGCTGACAAGGTATTGA
- a CDS encoding DUF2480 family protein, whose translation MNYTSVMTQDTFINKAEASGIIALDLSDYKPTTEIVELDLKDHLFMGMIVKEKEFKESIAAIDFSVYHEKAVAIICSTDAIIPPWAYMFLMEKLSSYAAYADLNNAESILLDLWKRRLTYADLKQYKNQKVVVRARAEHDPALYLLAAGLLKPLVKSLMYGEIGLPKVIFKTENKTK comes from the coding sequence TTGAATTATACATCAGTTATGACTCAGGACACCTTCATCAATAAAGCAGAAGCTTCAGGCATCATTGCTCTCGATCTTTCAGACTATAAACCGACTACAGAGATTGTAGAACTGGATCTCAAAGATCATCTTTTTATGGGGATGATTGTCAAAGAAAAGGAATTTAAAGAATCAATTGCAGCCATAGATTTTTCCGTGTATCATGAAAAAGCTGTGGCGATTATCTGTTCTACGGATGCTATTATTCCGCCGTGGGCTTATATGTTTCTCATGGAAAAATTATCATCTTATGCAGCGTATGCAGATTTAAACAATGCAGAAAGCATTCTGCTTGATCTCTGGAAACGCCGCCTCACCTATGCAGATCTGAAGCAGTATAAAAATCAGAAAGTGGTAGTCAGAGCACGGGCAGAACATGACCCTGCCCTCTATTTATTAGCCGCCGGACTTCTGAAACCGCTGGTCAAAAGCCTGATGTATGGTGAAATAGGGCTGCCTAAAGTAATTTTCAAAACAGAAAATAAAACAAAATGA
- a CDS encoding 4Fe-4S dicluster domain-containing protein: MAIKITEACINCGACEPECPNSAIYEGAIDWRWQDKTKLSGSVTFPDGTVGDASAFNPAVSDEVYYIVSGKCTECKGFHEEPQCKAVCPVDCCIDDPDHREPEEVLFERQKFLHT; this comes from the coding sequence ATGGCTATAAAAATAACAGAGGCCTGTATCAACTGTGGGGCCTGTGAGCCTGAATGTCCTAATTCAGCCATTTATGAAGGAGCTATCGACTGGCGTTGGCAGGATAAAACAAAACTCTCAGGCAGTGTAACATTCCCAGATGGTACGGTAGGAGATGCCAGTGCTTTTAATCCGGCTGTTTCAGATGAGGTGTATTATATCGTCTCAGGAAAATGTACTGAATGTAAGGGGTTTCATGAAGAACCCCAATGCAAGGCGGTTTGCCCGGTAGACTGCTGTATAGATGATCCTGATCACCGCGAACCGGAGGAAGTATTATTTGAACGTCAGAAATTCTTGCATACATAA
- a CDS encoding GNAT family N-acetyltransferase, translated as MIYRKLVSGESKKYRTIRLESLEKFPESFGASYEEALKTEKFRTESDIEEQTPERFVFGAFADDELAGICTFVKNENNTGNIYQMYVKKEFQGKGIGLGLIEATIHEAYHRFIDIEIILEVTPGNNKAYNLYRKIGFVEITSTDKIGHHTVMRHIKN; from the coding sequence ATGATCTACCGAAAACTTGTGTCCGGAGAAAGTAAAAAGTACCGGACAATCCGCCTGGAAAGTCTTGAAAAATTTCCGGAATCTTTTGGAGCAAGCTATGAAGAAGCCCTTAAGACCGAAAAATTCAGAACAGAAAGTGATATCGAAGAACAGACCCCGGAAAGGTTTGTCTTCGGAGCTTTTGCAGATGATGAACTTGCCGGAATCTGCACTTTTGTTAAAAATGAAAATAACACCGGAAATATTTATCAGATGTATGTAAAAAAAGAATTTCAGGGAAAAGGCATAGGTTTGGGATTGATTGAAGCTACCATTCATGAAGCTTATCACAGATTTATTGATATTGAAATCATCTTAGAAGTAACTCCCGGAAATAATAAAGCCTATAATTTATACCGGAAAATAGGGTTTGTAGAGATTACATCCACAGACAAAATTGGTCATCATACTGTAATGAGACACATCAAAAATTAA
- a CDS encoding metalloregulator ArsR/SmtB family transcription factor — protein MKKPAADRILMFLKMRGEATSLLIAEELTITKEGARKHLLNLAQEGLIRSSVKSEGVGRPSAYYTLTEKGWAQFPDTHAEVTVQLLKSVKNLLGENALELLISDREKKTHDRYEKVLSQTKSLEQRLEILANIRSEEGYMAEWRKEGQEYFLIENHCPICAAATECQGFCRAELSNFQSLIGKEYTIERIDHIISGGQRCVYKISH, from the coding sequence ATGAAGAAGCCGGCAGCAGACCGTATTCTGATGTTCTTAAAGATGAGGGGAGAAGCTACTTCACTCCTTATTGCTGAAGAATTGACCATTACGAAAGAAGGAGCGAGAAAGCATTTACTGAATCTTGCTCAGGAAGGATTGATCCGGTCCTCTGTGAAGAGTGAAGGAGTGGGCCGCCCCTCTGCTTATTATACTCTTACGGAAAAAGGATGGGCCCAGTTTCCGGACACTCATGCGGAAGTAACGGTTCAGCTTCTGAAGTCTGTAAAGAATCTTTTAGGTGAAAATGCATTGGAACTGTTGATCAGCGATCGTGAAAAAAAGACCCATGACCGGTATGAAAAAGTACTTTCGCAAACAAAATCTCTTGAACAGCGTCTTGAAATTCTGGCCAATATTCGGAGTGAAGAAGGATATATGGCGGAATGGAGAAAAGAAGGGCAGGAATATTTTCTGATTGAAAACCATTGCCCGATATGCGCTGCCGCTACAGAATGCCAGGGATTCTGCCGTGCAGAACTCTCCAATTTTCAGTCGTTGATCGGGAAAGAATATACCATTGAAAGGATAGATCATATCATTTCTGGCGGCCAGCGCTGCGTCTACAAAATCAGCCATTAA
- a CDS encoding alpha/beta hydrolase produces the protein MITGVLKYKKLLSEQPHIDPKTLHSIKVPVLVVGGDNDVIKPEHTLEIFRNIPKANLWILPNSGHSTLIVYTDEFNTKADVFFKSKLRTIKDRDREF, from the coding sequence TTGATTACAGGGGTCCTTAAGTATAAAAAGCTTTTAAGTGAACAGCCCCATATTGATCCGAAGACATTGCACAGCATTAAAGTTCCTGTTCTTGTCGTGGGAGGAGATAATGATGTTATAAAACCAGAGCATACTCTTGAAATTTTCAGAAATATTCCAAAAGCAAATTTATGGATCTTACCAAATTCCGGCCACAGTACCTTAATTGTTTATACCGATGAGTTTAATACAAAAGCTGACGTCTTCTTTAAATCAAAATTAAGAACCATTAAGGATAGGGACCGTGAGTTTTAA
- a CDS encoding NAD(P)/FAD-dependent oxidoreductase, whose product MLIENKSIAIVGGGPAGLTLARLLQLKNTNVKVYERDVNKDARVQGSPLDMHEDSGLAAIRKAGLLEAFKKVFRPGADKTLILNDQAEIFYSDHETKPEDDFGAADFRPEIDRGPLRNMLLESLLPETVVWDSHFISMERQNEGWLLHFKNGTSAYADLVIASDGANSKIRPYLTATQPVYSGVIMLEGNVSKEAAPHIDALIGGGKIMAFGNTKNILIGQKGNGDLGFYATFKAGEKWAANSGLDFSDNIQVLQWFKSQYPEWSTIWYELFENAHDPFIPRPIYYMPLDQTWETLPNLTLLGDAAHVMPPFAGEGANMAMLDALELSEYLTDSSCPTLQDAIAAYELNMRKRAAEATRESLENGEKMHSEKSLATMLDFFNGPLAS is encoded by the coding sequence ATGCTGATAGAAAATAAATCAATAGCAATCGTTGGTGGAGGTCCGGCCGGGCTTACACTGGCAAGACTTTTACAATTGAAAAATACCAATGTAAAAGTATATGAAAGGGATGTAAATAAAGATGCACGGGTACAGGGATCTCCTCTCGATATGCATGAAGATTCGGGGCTTGCAGCCATACGTAAGGCCGGGTTGCTGGAAGCATTTAAAAAGGTTTTCCGCCCCGGCGCTGATAAAACGCTTATTCTCAATGATCAGGCAGAAATCTTCTATAGCGATCATGAGACAAAACCTGAGGATGATTTCGGCGCAGCAGATTTTCGTCCCGAAATAGACCGCGGTCCGCTGAGAAATATGTTACTGGAATCTTTACTGCCTGAAACCGTAGTCTGGGATTCCCACTTCATTTCAATGGAACGCCAAAATGAAGGCTGGCTGCTGCATTTCAAAAACGGCACATCGGCTTATGCAGACCTGGTTATCGCTTCAGACGGAGCAAATTCCAAAATCCGCCCTTATCTCACAGCTACCCAACCGGTATATTCAGGAGTGATCATGCTTGAAGGGAATGTTTCAAAAGAAGCAGCCCCTCATATTGATGCATTGATCGGCGGTGGAAAAATAATGGCTTTTGGAAATACTAAAAATATATTGATCGGCCAGAAGGGCAATGGCGACCTTGGATTTTATGCCACTTTCAAAGCCGGTGAAAAATGGGCTGCCAACAGCGGCTTGGATTTTTCCGATAATATCCAGGTTCTTCAGTGGTTTAAAAGCCAGTACCCTGAATGGAGTACAATCTGGTACGAATTATTTGAAAATGCTCATGATCCATTTATTCCCCGTCCTATCTATTATATGCCTTTGGATCAGACCTGGGAAACATTGCCTAATCTCACTTTGCTGGGTGATGCTGCCCATGTAATGCCTCCCTTTGCAGGAGAAGGAGCTAATATGGCCATGCTGGATGCCCTGGAATTGAGCGAGTACTTAACAGATAGCAGCTGCCCTACCCTTCAGGATGCCATTGCTGCATATGAACTCAATATGCGTAAACGGGCAGCCGAAGCTACCCGGGAATCTCTTGAAAACGGTGAGAAAATGCATTCTGAAAAGTCATTAGCCACAATGCTGGACTTTTTTAATGGTCCTCTGGCTTCATAA
- a CDS encoding NADPH-dependent FMN reductase gives MKAILFNGSLERRAESTSGTISKYFAERLLALGIRTDIFTLADSGIPLFDTTLTKTPLAVERMAQLFTDADVHFWLAPLYHGSIPGVMKNCLDWLEVTANRYEPYLTDKTVGLVCWADGLQAMQGINAMDAIAKSLRAWPVPFSVPVVRSSLFDTDRKTEISALYSGKFDQLINIATSKKIEKTTINQP, from the coding sequence ATGAAAGCAATCCTATTCAACGGATCATTGGAAAGAAGAGCAGAATCTACTTCAGGAACCATTTCCAAATATTTTGCAGAACGTCTGCTGGCATTGGGAATCCGGACTGATATTTTTACGCTTGCCGACTCCGGCATCCCATTATTTGATACTACCCTTACCAAGACGCCTTTGGCTGTAGAGCGCATGGCCCAGCTTTTTACAGATGCTGATGTTCATTTCTGGCTGGCTCCTCTTTATCATGGAAGTATTCCGGGGGTCATGAAAAACTGCCTGGACTGGCTTGAAGTGACAGCCAACAGATATGAACCTTATCTTACGGATAAAACTGTAGGACTGGTATGCTGGGCCGATGGATTACAGGCCATGCAGGGAATCAATGCGATGGATGCCATTGCCAAATCATTACGGGCGTGGCCAGTGCCTTTCAGTGTTCCTGTTGTCCGGTCTTCATTATTTGATACTGACCGTAAAACAGAAATATCGGCTCTCTATTCCGGTAAGTTTGATCAGCTTATCAATATTGCCACCTCAAAAAAAATAGAAAAAACGACCATAAACCAACCATAA
- the hxpB gene encoding hexitol phosphatase HxpB, translating into MALKAVIFDMDGVLVDSEGFWAKAELDVFSSYGVQITEDLAAQTKYMTTTEVTEFWYGKFPWENLDIPSVEQEVVTRVIGLIQSEECTMSGVQDFIRHLKNKEYKIGLATNAPLRVAEAVLKKLQVRDLFDTVNSSESEIHGKPHPAVYLASAKELGIGPEHCIAIEDSHSGLRAAKEAGMKTAVFTNNNENIDFEIADFKIRNFKDALLPVFSGE; encoded by the coding sequence ATGGCTTTAAAAGCAGTGATATTTGACATGGACGGAGTTCTCGTAGACTCAGAAGGATTCTGGGCTAAGGCGGAACTGGATGTATTTTCATCCTATGGCGTACAGATTACAGAAGATCTGGCGGCACAGACAAAATATATGACCACCACAGAGGTTACAGAATTTTGGTATGGGAAGTTTCCCTGGGAAAATCTTGATATACCTTCCGTAGAGCAAGAAGTTGTTACAAGAGTGATCGGACTTATACAGTCGGAAGAGTGTACCATGTCCGGTGTCCAGGATTTTATCAGGCATCTTAAAAATAAAGAGTATAAAATAGGCCTGGCCACCAATGCTCCTTTGCGGGTTGCAGAAGCCGTTCTTAAGAAACTGCAGGTCCGTGACTTATTTGATACCGTAAATTCATCAGAATCTGAAATACACGGAAAACCGCATCCGGCGGTTTATCTTGCCTCTGCAAAAGAATTGGGAATAGGTCCTGAACATTGTATTGCTATTGAAGACAGCCATTCCGGATTAAGGGCAGCTAAAGAAGCTGGTATGAAAACAGCCGTTTTTACGAATAATAATGAAAATATAGATTTTGAAATAGCAGATTTTAAGATCAGAAACTTTAAAGATGCTCTGCTGCCTGTATTTAGCGGTGAATGA
- a CDS encoding AraC family transcriptional regulator, which produces MDNDFYYNFIQPDGAIADFVENLGTFHNQSDHPKEVVIIPDGRIDLFFSQSPSEPFHVTLLGLETYPEQRYIHPHTLAFIVSFKPLAAEYILRTSIADLLNTGKELPTDFWNFKTEDLSNFDLCCKKAVQKIKELLPRKMDERKRHLFELIYESKGEMSVKELSEKAGWSSRQINRYFTRQLGLSLKAYSTILRFRASLEHIAQGKLFPELNYTDQNHFIKEVKKFSGVAPKELSKNKNDRFVLLSVLKGK; this is translated from the coding sequence ATGGACAATGACTTTTATTATAATTTCATACAACCCGACGGGGCTATTGCTGATTTTGTAGAAAATCTGGGGACTTTTCATAATCAATCCGATCATCCCAAAGAAGTTGTTATCATTCCCGACGGAAGAATTGATTTGTTTTTTTCCCAATCCCCTTCCGAACCTTTTCATGTCACGCTTCTCGGGCTTGAAACGTATCCTGAGCAAAGATATATACACCCTCATACTCTTGCCTTTATCGTCAGTTTTAAACCCCTTGCTGCTGAATATATTCTGAGGACGTCCATTGCTGATTTATTAAATACCGGAAAAGAGCTTCCCACCGATTTTTGGAATTTTAAAACTGAAGACCTATCCAATTTTGACCTCTGCTGTAAAAAAGCAGTTCAAAAAATAAAAGAACTGCTTCCCCGGAAAATGGATGAAAGAAAGCGTCATCTTTTTGAACTTATTTATGAGTCGAAGGGTGAAATGAGTGTAAAAGAACTTTCTGAAAAAGCGGGCTGGAGCAGCCGGCAGATCAACCGGTATTTTACCAGACAATTGGGATTATCATTGAAGGCCTACTCTACTATTCTGCGCTTCAGAGCCTCATTGGAACATATTGCACAGGGAAAGCTGTTTCCTGAGCTCAATTATACGGATCAAAACCATTTCATCAAGGAAGTAAAAAAATTTTCAGGGGTTGCCCCCAAAGAATTATCAAAAAACAAAAACGACCGATTTGTACTATTATCAGTGTTGAAAGGAAAATAA
- a CDS encoding 2Fe-2S iron-sulfur cluster-binding protein, whose product MKDEITITVTDQNGSKHTLICPLEMGLTLKDICKAYELPMEAMCGGMAMCATCHCYILSEIISLPDKNDIEEALLSELFNSDTTSRLACQIHLTAEMDGLAIKIAAD is encoded by the coding sequence ATGAAAGATGAAATTACAATCACCGTAACAGATCAAAACGGAAGTAAACACACGCTGATCTGTCCTTTGGAAATGGGATTGACTCTTAAGGATATCTGCAAGGCTTATGAATTACCTATGGAAGCGATGTGTGGCGGAATGGCCATGTGCGCTACCTGTCATTGCTACATTCTGAGTGAAATCATTTCCCTCCCCGACAAAAATGATATTGAGGAAGCTTTATTATCAGAACTTTTTAATTCTGATACAACCAGCAGATTAGCCTGCCAGATCCATCTGACAGCTGAAATGGATGGTCTTGCCATAAAAATAGCAGCAGATTAA
- a CDS encoding Crp/Fnr family transcriptional regulator — translation MDKSSINNYFHSLFSIQDEVVEKITETFTPFGLKANAVLLDQNTISTKTYFLEKGYVRSYILNEDHEEITTNIYAAPCFVNDFLSFFRQQPTKEIYQTVTDCTFWETGLENVQHNFHNIPEFREFSRLLFVLNYYNIHDRLIEMASQKASTRYFNLMKKDPDIFQYVPLKIIASYLGMKDSSLSRIRRDIHKI, via the coding sequence ATGGACAAATCATCAATCAACAATTATTTTCATTCCTTATTCAGCATCCAGGATGAGGTGGTTGAAAAGATTACAGAAACGTTCACTCCTTTCGGACTGAAGGCGAATGCTGTTTTACTGGATCAGAACACCATCAGTACCAAGACCTATTTTTTGGAGAAAGGATATGTCCGTTCCTATATCTTGAACGAAGATCATGAGGAAATCACTACGAATATTTATGCAGCTCCCTGTTTTGTCAATGATTTTTTATCATTTTTCAGACAGCAGCCCACCAAAGAAATATATCAGACCGTTACTGATTGTACTTTCTGGGAAACCGGGTTAGAGAACGTACAGCATAATTTTCATAACATTCCGGAATTCAGAGAGTTCAGCAGACTTCTGTTTGTTCTCAATTATTACAATATTCATGACCGGCTGATTGAAATGGCAAGCCAGAAAGCTTCCACGAGGTATTTTAACCTGATGAAGAAGGATCCTGATATTTTTCAGTATGTTCCGTTGAAAATCATTGCTTCTTATCTGGGAATGAAAGACAGTTCATTAAGCAGGATCAGAAGAGATATTCATAAAATCTGA
- a CDS encoding ketopantoate reductase family protein — translation MNKKHIVVVGLGGVGGYFGFKINQANEASGKYKISFVARGETYENVKENGLVLLSPEHPNDRTHPDAVEQNISDIQDPDLVLICVKEYDLENVCRQLKEVINTHTVLLPMMNGADIYDRIRKIVPGHVVLPTCIYVASHIKERGTVEHKGKAGKMIVGRDPRHFSGDVEWIIDVLRESNIDFDFKDNSLTDIWTKFFFIASFGMVTAKHNSSIGTVCTDEEQKNEASEIMKEIKRIADKKEIHLQDDIIGATFEKAAAFPFETPTSLQLDIHSGKKDNELELFAGAILQYGAELGIRTPFTQKIYSEIKLR, via the coding sequence ATGAATAAAAAACATATCGTCGTTGTTGGATTAGGAGGTGTAGGTGGTTATTTTGGATTTAAAATAAATCAGGCCAATGAAGCTTCCGGAAAATATAAAATCTCTTTCGTTGCCAGAGGGGAAACTTATGAGAACGTAAAGGAAAACGGATTGGTCTTACTTTCCCCGGAACATCCTAACGACAGAACGCATCCTGACGCTGTTGAGCAAAACATCAGTGACATACAGGATCCTGATCTGGTTCTGATCTGTGTAAAGGAATATGACCTGGAGAACGTATGCAGGCAGCTCAAAGAAGTGATCAATACCCATACTGTACTGCTTCCGATGATGAACGGAGCAGACATCTATGACAGAATAAGAAAAATAGTTCCCGGTCATGTTGTTCTTCCAACCTGTATTTATGTTGCGTCTCATATTAAAGAGAGAGGAACTGTTGAGCATAAAGGAAAGGCCGGAAAAATGATCGTTGGGAGAGATCCCCGGCATTTCTCCGGTGATGTGGAATGGATCATCGATGTATTGAGAGAAAGCAACATTGATTTTGATTTTAAAGACAATTCTTTAACTGATATCTGGACTAAATTTTTCTTTATCGCAAGCTTTGGAATGGTTACGGCAAAACATAATTCTTCCATAGGGACTGTATGTACAGATGAAGAGCAGAAGAATGAAGCCTCTGAAATCATGAAAGAAATAAAGAGGATCGCAGATAAAAAAGAGATTCATCTGCAGGATGATATCATTGGGGCAACTTTTGAAAAAGCAGCCGCCTTTCCTTTTGAGACACCAACATCTTTACAGCTGGACATCCATTCAGGAAAGAAAGACAACGAGCTGGAATTATTTGCCGGAGCCATCTTACAATATGGAGCTGAGCTTGGGATACGTACTCCATTTACTCAGAAAATATACAGCGAGATTAAATTAAGATAG